The following proteins come from a genomic window of Amaranthus tricolor cultivar Red isolate AtriRed21 chromosome 14, ASM2621246v1, whole genome shotgun sequence:
- the LOC130800124 gene encoding uncharacterized protein LOC130800124 has protein sequence MFPVAWGIVSCEDEESWKFFIWHLKHVLEPSKRGDNWCIISDRQKGIDKALTDLWPKVQRRYCCRHLSANWKKSFHGPKLWQLYWLACGAFSPYTFAKAMNEIEKNNPAARIWLANLGPQERWTKHRFDPELKCDVNTTNFVESFNATLGTDRCKPVLSLLEGIRSVTMVRLATRRKKCEEWERLCPNIAKRVQVLCNESRSCRAFMSSPGEYEVVEGKSTMAVSLNQRTCHCNVWQLIGIPCRHAMRAILHEGLDPQSLVDDWYSVEKYKLTYHQSIKPIPDQGKWPPTEHPAILPPVLKRGVGRPCRNRKRGDDEERKAKRSKTIKCGKCGDFGHNKSSCKGGPTKKQKAAASSSTLKCKGKSKAK, from the exons ATGTTTCCAGTGGCATGGGGTATTGTCTCATGTGAGGATGAAGAGAGTTGGAAGTTTTTCATTTGGCATCTTAAGCATGTATTAGAACCAAGTAAAAGAGGAGACAATTGGTGCATAATATCTGACAGACAGAAG GGAATTGACAAGGCTCTCACTGATTTGTGGCCTAAGGTGCAAAGAAGGTATTGTTGCAGACACCTTAGTGCCAACTGGAAGAAGTCCTTTCATGGGCCTAAGTTATGGCAATTGTATTGGCTAGCATGTGGGGCCTTCTCACCGTACACATTTGCAAAGGCCATGAATGAGATTGAAAAAAACAACCCTGCTGCAAGGATATGGCTTGCTAATTTGGGTCCACAGGAGAGATGGACAAAACATAGGTTTGACCCTGAATTGAAGTGTGATGTTAACACCACAAATTTTGTGGAAAGCTTCAATGCCACCCTAGGAACTGATAGGTGTAAGCCAGTGTTAAGTTTGTTAGAGGGAATTAGGAGTGTAACAATGGTTAGGTTAGCAACAAGGAGGAAAAAGTGTGAAGAATGGGAGAGGCTGTGTCCAAATATTGCGAAGAGAGTTCAAGTATTATGCAATGAGAGTAGGTCATGCAGGGCTTTCATGTCTAGTCCAGGGGAGTATGAGGTGGTGGAGGGTAAATCAACTATGGCTGTCAGTTTAAACCAACGCACATGCCATTGCAATGTCTGGCAACTCATTGGGATACCATGTAGGCATGCAATGAGAGCGATACTTCATGAAGGTCTTGATCCACAATCCTTGGTTGATGATTGGTATTCAGTAGAGAAATATAAGTTGACCTATCATCAGAGCATTAAACCTATCCCTGACCAGGGTAAGTGGCCACCAACTGAACACCCTGCTATACTACCTCCTGTGCTGAAAAGAGGTGTTGGTAGGCCTTGTAGGAACCGAAAGAGAGGTGATGATGAAGAGAGGAAGGCAAAGAGGAGCAAGACAATTAAATGTGGGAAGTGTGGGGATTTTGGTCACAACAAGTCCAGCTGCAAGGGAGGGCCAACAAAAAAACAGAAGGCAGCAGCATCTTCTTCAACTTTGAAGTGCAAGGGAAAGAGCAAAGCAAAATGA